A stretch of Paraburkholderia phenazinium DNA encodes these proteins:
- a CDS encoding MFS transporter encodes MPMSQTRDALRPQTTNEPVSPAPAGLPRNAGFVLGTTSAICALIVLDTNVVAVSLPSIARSFHASFADVEWVVSAYMVAFAACLLPAGGLADRFGRKRMLLLGLAVFFLASLGCGLAPSALLLNIARAVKGVGAAMLVTAALAVIANTFHEGPERVRAWAVWGTCMGLATTVAPLVGGVITQWLGWRWIFLLNLPVCTVLIVCAWRAIQDSRNPEAGPIDVAGSLLFGVGLAVAIWALIAAPSAGWTSGSTGVKLSAAALLFVAFVQLQRVRRHAMVDLALFRQPRFVAAVLAMFGYAACAQVMMTFLPLYLQNAFGLPAIAAGVGMLPFALAMVVGPYVGAVLSRRLSAMAMLSTGLLLIGAGNLLTALVAGEARYGLVAIGMVVTGLGAGVLNGDTQKAIMACVPPNRTGMASGISTTTRFTAIVTSVGVLGAVLAARTQSAFYARPELTPALRSALDAGFLSRVLAGDAAGASAHLPPAMSAPLAAAAHASFASGFASSLYLAAAVAAGIALAVYLLAGRASRAAAGRVRGHNVQAGS; translated from the coding sequence ATGCCTATGTCCCAGACTCGCGACGCGCTGCGTCCTCAAACAACCAATGAGCCGGTCTCGCCTGCGCCGGCGGGCCTCCCCCGCAACGCAGGCTTTGTGCTTGGCACCACCTCCGCAATCTGCGCGCTGATCGTGCTCGATACCAATGTGGTCGCGGTCTCGTTACCGTCCATTGCCCGCTCGTTCCACGCAAGCTTTGCCGATGTGGAATGGGTCGTCAGCGCCTATATGGTCGCCTTCGCGGCGTGTCTGCTTCCGGCGGGCGGCCTGGCCGACCGGTTCGGCCGCAAACGCATGCTGCTGCTTGGGCTCGCCGTGTTCTTTCTGGCGTCGCTCGGCTGCGGCCTCGCGCCGTCGGCATTGCTGCTGAATATTGCCCGCGCCGTGAAGGGCGTGGGCGCGGCGATGCTGGTGACTGCGGCGCTCGCCGTGATCGCCAATACGTTTCATGAGGGTCCCGAGCGCGTGCGTGCCTGGGCGGTGTGGGGCACCTGCATGGGACTGGCGACGACCGTGGCGCCGCTGGTGGGTGGCGTCATTACGCAATGGCTCGGCTGGCGCTGGATCTTTCTGCTGAATCTGCCGGTCTGCACGGTGTTGATTGTGTGCGCGTGGCGTGCGATCCAGGACTCACGCAACCCCGAAGCCGGACCTATCGATGTAGCGGGCAGCCTGTTGTTTGGCGTCGGACTGGCGGTGGCTATCTGGGCGTTGATCGCGGCACCGTCGGCGGGTTGGACGAGCGGCTCGACCGGCGTGAAACTATCGGCGGCGGCGCTGCTGTTTGTGGCCTTCGTTCAACTGCAGCGCGTGCGTCGACATGCGATGGTGGACCTTGCGCTGTTCCGTCAGCCGCGCTTCGTGGCCGCGGTTCTCGCCATGTTTGGCTATGCGGCATGCGCGCAGGTCATGATGACCTTTCTGCCGCTTTATCTGCAGAACGCCTTTGGGCTACCGGCCATCGCGGCGGGCGTGGGCATGCTGCCGTTTGCGCTTGCCATGGTGGTGGGGCCGTATGTCGGCGCGGTGTTGTCCCGGCGTCTCTCGGCTATGGCGATGCTCAGCACGGGCTTGCTTTTGATCGGCGCGGGCAATCTTCTGACTGCTCTGGTTGCAGGCGAGGCGCGTTATGGCCTGGTGGCGATCGGAATGGTGGTGACGGGCCTCGGCGCGGGCGTTCTTAACGGCGACACGCAAAAGGCCATCATGGCGTGCGTTCCGCCGAACCGTACCGGCATGGCATCAGGTATCAGTACGACCACGCGCTTTACCGCCATCGTGACGTCGGTCGGCGTGCTCGGTGCAGTGCTGGCTGCGCGCACCCAGTCCGCGTTTTATGCGCGGCCTGAGTTGACTCCCGCGCTCCGAAGCGCACTCGACGCGGGCTTTCTGTCGCGTGTATTGGCCGGTGATGCGGCTGGGGCGAGCGCACACCTGCCGCCGGCGATGAGCGCGCCGCTCGCGGCTGCTGCTCATGCCAGCTTTGCCAGCGGTTTTGCATCATCGCTCTATCTTGCTGCTGCGGTTGCGGCGGGGATCGCGCTGGCGGTGTACTTGCTGGCGGGTCGAGCAAGCCGCGCGGCGGCGGGTCGGGTTCGAGGCCATAACGTCCAGGCTGGCAGCTAG
- a CDS encoding nuclear transport factor 2 family protein produces MSHPNTNSELIGRFYQAFQKQDAEAMGACYADDVVFSDPVFGELRGEQARDMWRMLVARAQDFSLTFDAVTADERTGRAHWVARYLFSQTGREVENRIQAQFVFRDGRIVEHRDSFDLWRWSRQALGLKGALLGWTPFVQGAIRAQAKKGLDAYRSKRG; encoded by the coding sequence ATGAGTCATCCCAATACCAACAGCGAGTTGATCGGGCGCTTCTATCAAGCTTTCCAGAAGCAGGACGCCGAAGCGATGGGCGCATGCTACGCCGATGACGTGGTCTTCAGCGACCCCGTGTTCGGCGAGTTACGCGGCGAGCAGGCGCGCGATATGTGGCGCATGCTGGTCGCGCGGGCCCAGGATTTTTCCCTGACGTTCGACGCCGTCACCGCAGATGAGCGTACCGGTCGTGCGCACTGGGTGGCGCGTTATCTTTTCAGTCAGACTGGCCGCGAGGTGGAGAACCGGATTCAGGCGCAATTCGTGTTTAGGGACGGGCGCATCGTCGAGCATCGCGACAGCTTCGATCTTTGGCGGTGGTCGCGGCAGGCATTGGGACTCAAGGGCGCCTTGCTCGGCTGGACGCCCTTCGTGCAAGGGGCAATACGGGCGCAGGCGAAGAAAGGCCTCGATGCTTATCGGAGCAAGCGCGGCTGA
- a CDS encoding molybdopterin-dependent oxidoreductase, with product MDSMNLTVELPEQALASVFALTGHVLQPLSLTLEQLRSYDSMLAAPFDLRCFTTNRYIRRVGRYRGVSLTALIKQACLRNDSPGDFKRMVFVAAAQDGYAVTFSWHELFNTPVGESALIAYECDGEPLSAEDGAPILFSGADIMAAPRHVKRLKRIDVQLLRPL from the coding sequence ATGGACTCGATGAATCTGACTGTAGAGCTTCCGGAACAGGCGCTTGCCAGCGTTTTCGCGCTGACCGGTCACGTGCTGCAGCCGTTGTCGTTGACGCTCGAGCAACTCAGAAGCTACGACAGCATGCTGGCCGCGCCTTTCGATCTACGCTGCTTTACGACCAACCGCTATATTCGCCGCGTTGGCCGCTATCGGGGTGTCAGTCTGACCGCGCTTATCAAGCAGGCCTGTCTGCGCAACGATTCGCCCGGCGATTTCAAGCGGATGGTGTTCGTCGCGGCGGCGCAGGACGGTTACGCCGTGACCTTCTCGTGGCATGAACTGTTCAACACGCCGGTGGGCGAGAGCGCGCTGATCGCGTATGAATGCGACGGTGAACCGCTGAGTGCTGAAGACGGTGCGCCGATCCTGTTTTCCGGCGCCGACATCATGGCGGCGCCGCGACACGTCAAGCGGCTCAAACGGATTGATGTGCAGTTGCTGCGTCCGTTGTAA
- a CDS encoding cation diffusion facilitator family transporter translates to MSAVLNAVLMAMQIVIGLFAHSDGLVADGIHTLSDLAADGVVIAVLFLGAAAASGRRAPNSDGGFHASLATLVIGVLLIGTAGEMLWHSIGPATILTVSTSVRASALVVAVFVMFAKEALFRYMRSVAQRTHSGVLLASAWHARLDAVSALVAMMGILGSMAGLPMLDHVAAGVIGLMILRMGYNNCWSALKDLAARPLGNTAGQ, encoded by the coding sequence ATGAGTGCGGTGTTGAACGCCGTGCTGATGGCCATGCAGATTGTCATTGGCCTGTTCGCGCATTCCGACGGCCTGGTGGCTGACGGTATCCATACGCTCAGCGATCTCGCCGCCGACGGCGTCGTCATCGCCGTGCTGTTTCTCGGCGCGGCTGCGGCCTCCGGCCGGCGTGCTCCCAACAGCGACGGCGGCTTCCATGCATCGCTCGCGACGCTAGTCATCGGCGTGCTGCTGATCGGCACCGCCGGCGAGATGCTGTGGCATAGCATCGGACCCGCCACGATTCTCACTGTTAGCACCAGCGTGCGTGCGAGCGCGCTGGTGGTCGCGGTCTTCGTCATGTTCGCCAAGGAAGCGCTGTTCCGCTATATGCGGTCGGTGGCTCAACGAACACATTCTGGCGTTCTGCTTGCCAGTGCCTGGCACGCCAGACTCGACGCGGTATCGGCGCTGGTTGCCATGATGGGCATTCTCGGCAGCATGGCCGGCCTGCCGATGCTCGATCACGTCGCGGCCGGTGTGATCGGCCTGATGATCCTGCGCATGGGTTACAACAACTGCTGGTCGGCGCTGAAGGACCTGGCCGCCCGGCCGCTCGGCAACACTGCCGGCCAATGA
- a CDS encoding winged helix-turn-helix domain-containing protein, with protein sequence MRIRKGETVALGPGKVELLEAVREHGSISAAARSLDMSYRRAWLLIDELNRSLKSPATVSEQGGQSGGGCVLTEVGESIVRLYRDVEAQAEQACATQIGDLIRLMRL encoded by the coding sequence ATGCGCATTCGCAAGGGCGAGACCGTCGCACTTGGACCGGGCAAAGTCGAACTGCTTGAAGCGGTGCGCGAACACGGCTCGATCTCGGCCGCGGCGCGCAGCCTCGATATGTCATACCGGCGCGCCTGGCTGCTGATCGACGAGCTGAACCGGTCGCTGAAGTCTCCCGCAACGGTTTCAGAGCAGGGCGGCCAAAGCGGCGGCGGTTGTGTCCTCACCGAGGTCGGCGAGAGCATCGTGCGCCTCTATCGCGATGTCGAAGCGCAAGCCGAACAGGCCTGCGCCACGCAGATCGGCGATCTGATCCGCTTGATGCGACTTTGA
- a CDS encoding 2OG-Fe(II) oxygenase: MPVVDAAWEDWLATNAKRGCTVDSMVAAMMGAGFDQFSASSAVQRAVSSANIGGVVTATANAAGAVGVASGSNGTNGPSAFGCADQARTPGGIVATAGTEASLVKAVQGTYQYDALPVASGNLIRAYDRDVKVVMRCERPQVVVFADVLSPEECTEMMERSRHRLKRSTTVNPDTGQEDVIRNRTSEGIWFQRGEDALIERLDQRISSVMNWPVENGEGLQILHYNTSGEYRPHFDYFPPDQPGSAVHTARGGQRVATLIVYLNDVPDGGETIFPEAGLSVTGRQGGAVYFRYLNGLRQLDPLTLHGGAPVLGGDKWIMTKWMREREYA, from the coding sequence ATGCCTGTCGTGGATGCGGCCTGGGAAGATTGGCTGGCCACCAATGCGAAGCGTGGCTGTACCGTGGATTCCATGGTCGCAGCCATGATGGGGGCGGGTTTCGATCAGTTCTCCGCTAGCAGCGCGGTGCAGCGCGCGGTGAGCTCCGCAAATATTGGCGGTGTGGTCACCGCAACGGCTAATGCCGCGGGCGCCGTGGGCGTGGCAAGCGGATCGAACGGAACAAACGGCCCGAGTGCCTTCGGCTGCGCTGATCAGGCAAGAACACCGGGCGGCATCGTGGCAACCGCAGGCACCGAGGCGAGCCTCGTCAAAGCGGTACAAGGCACGTACCAGTACGATGCATTACCCGTGGCAAGCGGCAATCTGATCCGCGCGTACGATCGCGATGTGAAGGTGGTGATGCGTTGCGAGCGGCCACAAGTGGTCGTCTTTGCCGACGTGCTTTCGCCTGAAGAGTGCACCGAGATGATGGAGCGTTCGCGGCATCGTCTCAAACGCTCGACTACGGTCAATCCGGACACCGGGCAAGAAGACGTGATCCGCAATCGCACCAGCGAGGGTATCTGGTTTCAACGCGGCGAGGACGCGCTCATCGAGCGTCTCGACCAGCGGATTTCCAGCGTGATGAACTGGCCGGTGGAGAACGGCGAGGGACTGCAGATTCTGCATTACAACACCAGCGGCGAATACCGTCCGCATTTCGACTATTTTCCGCCCGATCAACCGGGCAGCGCGGTGCATACCGCACGCGGCGGCCAGCGTGTGGCGACGCTAATCGTTTATCTCAACGACGTGCCGGATGGTGGCGAGACCATTTTCCCTGAGGCAGGTTTATCGGTTACCGGCAGGCAGGGTGGGGCGGTGTACTTCCGTTATCTGAACGGCTTGCGGCAACTCGATCCGCTGACCTTGCATGGCGGCGCGCCCGTGTTGGGCGGCGACAAATGGATCATGACGAAGTGGATGCGGGAGCGCGAGTACGCTTAG
- a CDS encoding extracellular solute-binding protein codes for MIRKLLASFTVVAGLAAATPSFAQDNTVNVLYAGSLVNLMERSVGPAFEKSTGLQFRGYAAGSNKIANEIKGKLRRGDVFISASPKVNQSLMGADNGDHVSWYVNFAESPLMIGYNPKSKFAADFKTKRWDQVLQEPGIRIGRTDPKLDPKGAFTVEMMTKAADLYHQPDLVEKTLGAPDNPEQVLPEETLVGRLQSGQLDAGFFYSTETSDLKIPAFQPAPELKAKAAYTLTILNDAPNSAGAVRFVDFLLSAEGRALLKQHGVDVIKPAVTGNGQAIPPSVQAVIDAAQ; via the coding sequence ATGATTCGCAAGCTGCTTGCATCGTTCACGGTAGTCGCCGGCCTGGCGGCCGCCACCCCCAGCTTCGCCCAGGACAACACCGTCAACGTGCTATACGCAGGTTCGCTGGTCAACCTGATGGAGCGCAGCGTCGGCCCCGCCTTCGAGAAATCCACCGGCCTGCAGTTTCGCGGCTACGCGGCGGGCTCGAACAAGATCGCCAATGAAATCAAGGGCAAGCTGCGCCGCGGTGATGTGTTTATCAGCGCGAGTCCCAAGGTCAATCAGAGCCTGATGGGCGCCGATAACGGCGACCACGTGAGCTGGTACGTCAATTTCGCCGAGTCGCCGCTGATGATCGGCTACAACCCGAAGAGCAAGTTCGCCGCCGACTTCAAGACGAAGCGCTGGGACCAGGTGCTGCAGGAGCCGGGTATCCGCATCGGCCGCACGGATCCGAAGCTCGATCCGAAGGGTGCGTTCACGGTCGAGATGATGACCAAGGCCGCGGATCTGTACCATCAACCGGACCTCGTCGAGAAGACGCTCGGTGCGCCGGACAATCCCGAGCAGGTATTGCCTGAGGAAACGCTCGTCGGCCGGCTGCAATCGGGCCAGCTCGACGCCGGCTTCTTCTACTCGACCGAAACGTCGGATCTGAAGATTCCCGCGTTCCAGCCGGCTCCCGAGTTGAAGGCGAAAGCAGCCTACACGCTGACCATCCTGAACGACGCCCCGAACAGCGCAGGCGCCGTGCGTTTTGTCGACTTCCTGCTGAGCGCCGAAGGCCGCGCGTTGCTGAAGCAGCATGGCGTCGATGTGATCAAACCCGCTGTGACCGGCAATGGCCAGGCTATCCCGCCGTCGGTGCAAGCCGTGATCGACGCGGCGCAATAA
- a CDS encoding DUF2325 domain-containing protein has protein sequence MQAPPFRLARTADANRADDGAGARLRVADACCAPPSPGQLATSKRRTKLTELDPHLHCSVIGTCLTTHELRKLVPKFTDLDRQHASDLEIHHAAVELAIAGGAGSKALHKALDERYAGALRRFDQARDEEALLALWNESLKNGDIPPAYWALMTHPYATMPVRQAAFGELHMLSHLVGAANRADIRRLVVLEEENAALRDKVERQQNRLHEISTQRDATVAQLSEQVVKLGAQARPQLPVDIASLAEKVKALEEKLAEANERLALHTSRREAAEQRALQEQGTAEALRESRDQALALLKAVQSECHALERATLDALDEPDARRARLAGIHGKRVVYVGGRPGSNSALKALVSSAGGELVVHDGGVEDRKGLLAAALPGADLVVFPVDCIDHDSMNMLKRVCERHQVDYHPLRTASVASFIDLITRLHTDRGDLQSAAPNSRPPSAFCLRHG, from the coding sequence ATGCAAGCTCCCCCGTTTCGCCTCGCCCGAACCGCCGACGCAAACCGTGCCGACGACGGCGCCGGCGCTCGCCTGCGCGTGGCCGACGCCTGCTGCGCGCCGCCGTCGCCCGGGCAGCTCGCCACCTCGAAGCGGCGCACAAAGCTGACCGAACTGGACCCGCATCTGCATTGCTCCGTGATCGGCACCTGCCTCACGACGCACGAATTGCGCAAGCTGGTACCCAAGTTCACCGATCTCGACCGTCAGCACGCGAGCGACCTCGAGATTCACCATGCCGCGGTCGAACTCGCGATTGCGGGCGGCGCAGGCAGCAAGGCGCTCCACAAGGCGCTCGACGAACGCTATGCCGGCGCACTCCGGCGCTTCGATCAGGCGCGCGACGAAGAGGCATTGCTCGCGCTCTGGAACGAGTCGCTCAAGAACGGCGACATTCCGCCCGCCTACTGGGCACTGATGACCCATCCGTACGCAACGATGCCGGTGCGCCAGGCGGCTTTCGGCGAACTGCACATGCTGTCGCATCTGGTTGGCGCGGCCAATCGTGCGGATATTCGCCGGCTGGTGGTGCTCGAAGAGGAAAACGCCGCGCTTCGCGACAAGGTGGAACGGCAACAGAACCGCCTGCACGAGATCAGCACGCAGCGGGACGCAACAGTCGCGCAGCTAAGCGAACAGGTTGTCAAACTAGGCGCGCAAGCACGCCCCCAACTACCCGTCGACATCGCTAGTCTCGCGGAAAAAGTGAAAGCGCTGGAGGAGAAGCTTGCCGAAGCGAACGAGCGTCTCGCGCTGCACACCAGCCGCCGGGAAGCCGCGGAACAGCGCGCGCTGCAGGAACAAGGAACGGCCGAGGCGCTACGCGAGAGCCGCGATCAGGCGCTGGCGTTGCTAAAGGCCGTGCAGTCAGAATGTCACGCGCTCGAGCGGGCCACGCTCGACGCGCTCGATGAACCGGACGCGCGTCGCGCGAGACTTGCCGGCATACATGGCAAACGCGTGGTGTACGTGGGCGGACGGCCCGGCTCGAATTCGGCGCTCAAGGCGCTGGTGAGCTCCGCGGGTGGCGAACTCGTCGTGCACGACGGTGGGGTGGAAGATCGCAAGGGTCTGCTCGCCGCGGCATTGCCGGGCGCCGACCTCGTGGTGTTTCCGGTGGATTGCATCGATCACGATTCGATGAACATGCTCAAGCGCGTGTGCGAGCGTCATCAGGTGGACTACCACCCGCTGCGAACGGCGAGCGTTGCCAGTTTTATCGACCTGATTACGCGTCTGCATACCGACCGCGGTGACCTGCAAAGCGCGGCACCGAACTCACGCCCGCCTTCGGCGTTTTGCCTGCGGCATGGCTGA
- the leuA gene encoding 2-isopropylmalate synthase, protein MLKNPATKYRPFTPVNLPDRTWPSRTITRPPIWMSTDLRDGNQALFEPMNAQRKMRMFKTLVQIGFKEIEVAFPSASETDFNFVRELIEGGHIPDDVTIEVLTQARDDLIERTFESLRGVPRAIVHLYNATAPEFRKIVFGLDRNGVKQLAVNAARTMKRLVDATPETAFTLQYSPETFTATELDFAKEVCDAVFDVWQPTPERKAIVNLPATVEVGTPNFYADQIEWMHRNLARRDSLLLSVHPHNDRGTAVAAAELAVMAGADRVEGCLFGNGERTGNVDLVTLAINLYTQGVDPGLDFSHINEVARTAEECTQLPVHPRHPYVGDLVFTAFSGSHQDAIKKGFAVQKDDALWEMPYLPIDPRDLGRTYDSIIRVNSQSGKGGIAYLLEQTHGVVLPRRLQVDFSSAVQQLTDDSGQEVTAQQIWEVFQDEYVRGETPLRYIGHALSEDGGRERIKLTVEIAGKRTVLAGEGNGPLDALMHALRTPVRIQHYEERALTQGADAKAIAIAEMAGAQVVGSAFGVGIDANLITASIRAVISGINRAYARSDADAQAHFFDAVLREVADDERSKALQAG, encoded by the coding sequence ATGCTGAAAAATCCTGCTACCAAGTACCGCCCGTTCACCCCCGTCAACTTGCCGGATCGCACCTGGCCGTCGCGCACCATCACGCGCCCGCCGATCTGGATGAGCACCGACCTGCGCGACGGCAATCAGGCGCTGTTCGAGCCGATGAACGCGCAACGCAAGATGCGCATGTTCAAGACGCTGGTGCAGATTGGCTTCAAGGAAATCGAAGTGGCGTTTCCATCGGCGTCCGAAACCGACTTCAATTTCGTACGCGAACTGATCGAGGGCGGCCACATTCCGGATGACGTCACGATCGAAGTGTTGACCCAGGCGCGCGACGACCTGATCGAGCGCACCTTCGAATCTCTGCGCGGCGTGCCGCGTGCGATCGTGCATCTGTATAACGCCACCGCGCCGGAATTCCGCAAGATCGTATTCGGGCTCGACCGTAACGGTGTCAAGCAACTGGCCGTGAACGCGGCACGCACCATGAAGCGTCTCGTGGATGCCACCCCGGAGACGGCTTTCACGCTGCAGTACAGCCCGGAGACCTTCACCGCCACCGAACTCGATTTCGCCAAGGAAGTGTGCGATGCCGTGTTCGATGTCTGGCAGCCGACGCCCGAGCGCAAAGCCATCGTCAACCTGCCGGCCACGGTGGAAGTCGGCACGCCGAATTTCTACGCGGACCAGATCGAGTGGATGCACCGCAACCTGGCGCGGCGCGACTCGCTGCTGCTTTCGGTTCACCCGCACAACGATCGCGGCACCGCAGTCGCCGCGGCTGAACTGGCCGTCATGGCCGGTGCCGACCGCGTCGAAGGTTGTCTCTTCGGTAATGGTGAGCGCACCGGCAACGTCGACCTCGTGACGCTGGCGATCAATCTTTACACCCAGGGCGTCGACCCGGGACTCGATTTCTCGCACATCAACGAAGTCGCGCGCACCGCCGAGGAATGCACGCAATTGCCGGTGCATCCGCGTCACCCGTATGTCGGCGATCTGGTGTTCACCGCCTTCTCGGGATCGCACCAGGATGCGATCAAGAAAGGCTTCGCCGTGCAGAAGGATGACGCGCTGTGGGAAATGCCTTATCTGCCGATCGACCCGCGCGATCTGGGCCGCACTTACGATTCGATCATCCGGGTCAACAGCCAGTCCGGTAAAGGCGGTATTGCTTACCTGCTCGAACAGACACATGGCGTTGTGCTGCCGCGGCGACTGCAGGTCGACTTCAGCTCGGCCGTCCAGCAACTCACCGACGATAGCGGTCAGGAAGTCACCGCACAGCAGATCTGGGAAGTGTTCCAGGATGAATACGTGCGCGGTGAAACGCCGCTGCGTTACATCGGCCATGCGCTGTCAGAAGACGGCGGGCGCGAGCGCATCAAGCTGACGGTGGAGATAGCCGGTAAGCGCACCGTGCTGGCAGGCGAAGGCAACGGCCCGCTCGACGCGTTGATGCATGCGCTGCGCACCCCTGTGCGGATCCAGCACTACGAAGAACGTGCGCTTACTCAGGGCGCGGACGCGAAGGCAATCGCGATTGCCGAAATGGCCGGTGCGCAGGTAGTGGGCAGCGCGTTCGGCGTGGGCATCGATGCGAATCTGATTACCGCTTCGATCCGCGCCGTAATCAGCGGCATCAATCGTGCGTATGCCCGTTCGGATGCTGATGCGCAAGCGCATTTCTTCGATGCAGTGCTGCGCGAAGTGGCGGACGACGAGCGCAGCAAGGCGCTGCAGGCGGGGTAA
- a CDS encoding nitrogen fixation protein NifQ, which translates to MVWKAVRMHQWLEAAIDPRSFDARLFAKLIAAREVRGEWALLGLSPAQWSGLIGRHFRFTPVAPDLTGLSRFSGVAAAVAVAALAVDTHEHVEFATAMRALMLQYASPAVLPDDAQCLATIIAHACLRPDHLWRDLGLTGRDEVSAMLERYFPSLAALNVENLRWKKFLAQQLALSLGQEPGPAPGCPGCEDYRFCFPRAS; encoded by the coding sequence ATGGTTTGGAAAGCTGTGCGGATGCATCAATGGCTCGAGGCGGCGATCGACCCACGTTCTTTCGATGCCCGTCTGTTCGCCAAACTGATCGCTGCCCGCGAAGTGCGTGGGGAGTGGGCGCTGCTAGGCCTCTCTCCGGCACAGTGGAGCGGGCTCATTGGCCGTCACTTCCGGTTCACGCCGGTCGCGCCCGATCTGACCGGTTTAAGCCGGTTCTCCGGCGTTGCCGCAGCGGTCGCTGTCGCCGCATTAGCAGTGGACACCCACGAGCATGTCGAATTTGCCACCGCAATGCGCGCATTGATGCTGCAGTACGCGAGCCCAGCCGTGCTGCCCGACGATGCCCAATGTCTCGCAACGATCATCGCGCACGCATGCTTGCGACCCGATCACCTGTGGCGCGACCTCGGACTGACTGGGCGCGACGAAGTCTCGGCGATGCTCGAGCGGTATTTCCCGTCGCTGGCCGCGCTCAATGTGGAGAATCTGCGCTGGAAAAAATTTCTGGCCCAGCAACTTGCCTTGTCGCTTGGACAGGAGCCCGGTCCTGCACCGGGTTGTCCCGGTTGCGAGGATTACCGGTTTTGCTTTCCTCGCGCGTCTTGA